Within Diospyros lotus cultivar Yz01 chromosome 15, ASM1463336v1, whole genome shotgun sequence, the genomic segment ACCACCATTAATTGTCCATTGTAACCGTCcacaattttatattaataatttaccaatacataaaaatatcatataatagATTGCATTTTTGTATTTCGAAATCAACTGTCATGTCAAAGATAAAAGAATGCCACGatccatgaaatttttttgtttaatattctTGAGTAACAATTACAAGAAGGGtattctttaaattatattattaattaattattcaatggGTAATGATAATTAAAAACCCGTAATTGGTCAATAATAAGAGAAAAGATATTAAATTTGAACTTTACTAAGATCGAAATGATTACATAAATCGTAGCTCATTCAATTTTTATACCCAAAATTAACCTTAATTcagtatataaaaaaatatcactaaaattaATACGAGttttattagaaatatttaggGGGACAATAACAACTGTGATATAATAATTACGTCATTTTTTATGGCGTAATGTTACGAAGCTTCCTTGTCCCCCAGCCAAGAGTTTGTATAAATGGACGTGAGCAGAGCCTTATCAAACGCGGCATTCCacagcctctctctctctctctccctccctctctctactctatatatatatatatatataggtgtattatatatatatctgcatcTGGCAGATTAAGGGTTTCAGATCCATACATTTCTGAGGAAACCCTTAATCTGATCGAAATTAACTACAAACTTGGTTTTTGCTCACAAGAGCCCATAATTACTATCGTTAAGATGTATATTAATTTGGAGTGGCTCTAATGGGTTCTTGCTTCCAATTAAGCAGCAAAAGGTGGTCGTCAGATTCTGCGCGAAGAGCAGCAGCAAGTCTCGCTCCAAAGCCCTCACCATTGCCGTCGGCGTTCAAGGTATCACATAAATACAGAACTTTCGTTCAGAATAACATCGTCGTACTGTCGACGGCACTTTTGTATCTGTATTATATGTACTTGTATGTACAGCTCTTCTTGTAAgagactagtctttaattaggACAGTTGTATATTTATTGTTCTGAATCTGGTGTTTGTTTTTGGAAGGGGTGACATCGGTGACGCTGAAGCAGGACAAGGACGAGATGGAGGTGGTGGGAGAAGGGATGGACTCGGTGGTGCTGACGACCCTGCTAAGGAAGGGCGTCGGCTTCGCAGAACTGGTGAGCGTCGCGTCGgcggaggagaagaagaaggaggagacgCCGGTAGTAGTCAGCTCGCCTTGTTACTACACCTATGGCCCGCCTTATTACTGCACAAATTGGGTCCTGCCATGAGCATTTCCTTGTTGCTATGGCCACTCCATCATTATGTGAAggagcaaaagaaaaagaaaaactgttGTAATTTAAAGAAGTAGAAGGTTGGTTGATATAtagattatataattataaaaatattatagtcGTGTCATGATTTCGGTAGTATTTTTGGTGCACAAAATCTTCTGGTATAGTGTCTTATTTCTTACTTAATTACTATTTTTAGTGGGTTGGTTTAGTTTTTACTTCAATATGTTTTAATATCAGTATCGATTATTAATAAAAGTATTATTATCATTCAtcgtccaaaaaaaaaagaaaaaagagagaattaaaataaattttgttatagtctgattaaatctaaattttaatattattctaattcaaattttataataaaataataaaagaaatcctaatcttaatttaatttttaaaatcaaaaggggaaacatatttaatttatatccctatcataaaaataaacatcAGTGTAAAGACAAGTACAATGACTTTTGGGTAGTTGGATGAGGCCACGACAAGACCACAGATGAAAACAAGAACACGCTCAGAGGCGTAGTACGATTGATTTTTAGGTGATagattatatttaataatacagATTCAAGTTATGACAATCGCAGTGTAAGAGTTTTACCATCTTATAGGGTGACTCTTTGTGGGCACCATACACTGTGTCTCCTACCTGATATATACTGATGTGTACCGTGATTAACCCCTCTCACGTACATTAAACAGTATGTGGGGGACTTTTAGGATGAGAGATTTCATCTTTTGCACCCAAGAAAACAAGAAGACTCTTTATGGGTGACATTAATACTGAATTTGTCATCTTcaattgaaagaagaaggaTTTTAACGTAtcccttccttctttcttcccttctgTCATCACGGCTACCATTAATTGCCTGCTTCTTCTGCGGTGAAATTCgactaaataacataaataataatcaaattttatattaaattttaatttaatatataatttcataattattattaattatttttaaaaaaattaataaaatattaatgtgaCTAATAACATAAttgctaaataatataaataattaattacttgtttaaGATTCTAAAAACTAGTATTTGCATACAACACGAAGGGTATTTTTATTtgagattattttgtttaagatgaacaataattttatataatatgatggaatttttatataatatactatttcTATTGAGGACCTTTACATTGTATAAAATAAGAGTGTCCCTGAGCCTAAGTAGACTAGAGAGTTGAAATATACCGATGGGATCAACTCCAGATTTTTATTAGGTTAGATTGATTTCACTTCGAGTCAAACATAAACTATCCCGCCCCATTATAATATGGACTGTGGTACATGTACTCAGTGTCGTTTTTGAGATTTTGGAGCCTCAGTCAAAAATATAAAGGGGCACTAAATCGTAgtatacatttaaattttattttttataataaaatattaaaataaataaataaatattcataccatatcaaaaaataaaataattttttttcaaaataatcaattaaaaactattctttttacaattttgaaggaaaaaatatcaatcaaattaacataATCAAATTATTCGAACATTCTTTTTTAATAGACAACATAGTCTATCCATTCAATCTGTCTTATCACATAGTAAATTTCAAAGGGTCAGCTGTTACGTGCGTGTCTTAATTTATTGTTTGATcaattaatacaatattttaatctatttatgTATTGTAATTAATCCTAACTTTTAGTAAACACGAAATCAACAACAtcagcaatatatatatatataacgaatTTAGGGTTGAGCAGAAACCAAACCCAATTGGTTGTGGTATTATAAaagtgttaaaataaaaaataattattgagcCTTAACTATAATAAGGAAAAGTAGTGATTTACATAGGTGTTTTTGAAAGAGAGATTATAAGAAACAGAGAAATGTTAGGCATGCTGCAAATGTTGAAGAATAAGAGACTTTATACAGGGGCAAAACTATCATTTTAAAATAGGGGCAAAATGGTCAATTTATTCCCAAATTTATGAGCCCCCTAAATTGACAGAATTTTTGCGCCCTGAGACAACCGTATCTTGGGCTACACTGTAGGTCTGAGCCTACATGTATGATAGGATGACAAACTCGATAATTGAATCGAATTTCATAGattaaattttatcatcaatcaTCATGACGTCGCGGACAAGAGAAGCCCGGATTTCATGAAACCCGATTGGGCCTAGATAAAACCCAACCAAGCTTAGCTCGATCGGGCTTCATCCGTGATTGAAGCCCAATCAACGTGCTTCATAAAATCCGGTCGACCTTTATCTAGAGGAGGCATTAGCAAATTGGGTGAgggcatttttattatttgacgtcttgatcattctttcaataattcaattatttaaataagtaatattttttttgtaatataatataaaaaacttgTAAATACATATTCCTCGTACTCCACGGCGCCAAGGAAACCAGTTGACATTCACTAAAGTTTTGACAAATTAGTATTATATTTCCCATCACGAGCAATTTGTACGGAAGAAATTTTCTAATCCAGAAGGTTGACATTAAGGGGCAGCAGACCATCCTCACAAGTGTATGTGCATAtataattaaggtaattaatctTATAAGGTAGTGTTAGTTAATTAAGatttagattaaaataattaattaaaatttaaattaaaaaagtggAAGCAAAGAGTCGTTAGGGGCAGCAAAAAATAAGTTAATCTTGACTGAAAATagtcaaatttattttcttttctaagttaaatttttattttttgaacaaaaacaaatataaatattacattgttatatcttttataaaaaattcctttcaaaattaagttttattttttttaaaaaaatatgatatttgaatAATGTCGACGTTCGAAATTGGTCGACAGTGATTCATTGACCCGTTCTGATGTAGTGGATTCGAGAGGGAGAAAGTTGGATACTTGGTTCAACCCCTTGACCTGCAGGCCTTTCTCTGCAAAGTACTCCAATACCCAATTCAGTGAGCGAGTAAGTAAACATGCAAGGTATTCGTccgtgaaaaagaaaaagcataCCCCAACTCTCAgaagagctggctgatatatatCTGAGGACATGCCCTCCTGCATGCACTATACGTATACAgatgatgggatggaatagTTGACGTCGGTGGGGACGGCCATGCAGTAGCAAGGCGTCGacaggaccctcattaatgtggatggaatcggtcattaatgaggatgagatccgAGGTGAACGTGTGAAAACCCAGAGGTGGATGTAATGATGTTGTAAAAAAGGGGCCAAGATGGGACAAGCATGGGCCGAGAAAACGGGCTTGAATAGTCCAGCTGGGACGGCCCCTAGCCTACTGATATACCGTGGCATACGTCCCTTCTGTTATGCGAACTAATCGACTGAGCCAACGAACTACAAGGATCGCTGAGAGCTCGCTCAAAACATAGCTGGGAGCTCGCCTGTATACGTTGATAAGTTAGAGgaattaccgggagctcgcttggtcccACTATATGAGCCTAGGCTCCGGTAGCGTGTGAGTTCGCTTTAATGAGCTCAGCTCGAGGTCTCCTAGATCTTAAGCAGTTGGACCGACCCACTAAATTAAGTCCAGCCCACATGGAGTAAAGCggaaaatacccataacaaataaatataattaaagatgaattttattttacgaaaagaaatttttgaaagctaGAGAActtaatatattgtatataaataatttattatatgtagTTAGTCCtattcattaataaaattatattatctatattaatttaataaaatatgttaatgtatatattataaataaaattaaacaaaataaccaTGATAAAGGCAAGACTTTATCTTCTGGTATAGTTTAGGAAAATTAAGTTAGGTGAATATGAGTGAGTCTCTAGAGTTAGGTGTCTTTACTTGTTGAGGTTTTATCCATTATATAGGTAAATTTGCAATGATTGAGTGGAAACCTTGACAAGCTCTTTTAACCAAGATTTTCAAACTCTGGGTAAGATATTTCCAACATGAACCACTTACTTAAGTAACAGAGAAGTTAGTAGACTGTATATTAACATGATTACGAACCTGTAGACTATATATTAAGATGATCGTGAACTTTATTGAGGTCAAACTTTGATCATTTATAAATTAAGCTTCAAattagtttcaattttatttcgttttccttaataaatgaatttgaaCAAGATTTTATCAAGCCAAATACCATGTCATATGCGAACGACTCGACTTATTTACGATCCTTACGGGATGCTATGACTAATAAAACACTTTAACATATCATGATTAACTTTCCTCAAAATAGACCACagggataaatttataaataattaattttttgatggTCGATTATCAGTTATCAtgatatttgttttatataaaatcatgTGTGGCGATATAAAATTAGGATTGCTTTCTTGACAGATTAAAGAATGACCGAATAGTGCGTCACTATATTTCAAgacccctatatatatatggtgggGTATTTTTATCTAGGGAAATTCTATATGCAGCCACCAAATTTCTCAGTACAGCCCACTCTAGCGCCAAATCCGCCAACAAAACCGAAAACCCCATTTTGCCCTCAATAGCTCACAGCCCAccctctctcttcctctctctcttccagCCATGTTTGCAGCAcacatacatatgtatgtatatacacacacgcactctgtatatttatacacacactaacacacacacagacacatatatatgtatatagaaaCAGCCAGACCATGAATAGCATCATGCATCTTGCCTCTTCCATTTAGCAACAACCAAGATTTTTCAGGAGATTAACCATATCTTGTACTTAAATTCTTGCTTTTTCAGATGCATCTATTTTTCCAAACAACCTCAAGGCCAACCCGTATCTGGCCAAATCATCAATAGAAGAAATCTTGGCATCTTCTGCGAACAAAGACTAGAGCAAGAAGCATGACTTTGCATTCACACCTTCTAGAATTTCACGGGGGAATTCTCTAATTCGTGAAGTGCATTCAGCTTCCTCACCCTTTAATGCAACTCCAACCGCAGCTATAGCAATAGGCAAACCTCCATATTTTGTCCACACCTTTCCTGCTACTAATTGATCGACTTCAACGTCTACCCTCACCATGGTAAACAGCGTCTATGCCTCTCCTCTTAAGTATCCAATTGGAAAATGTATCCTTTTGAATACCCCTTGTTGCCAAGAGATTAGGATAACTTTGCAATATCAACTTCAGAGTCATCTTCACTCAGAAATATCATCAACATCAGAGTTATATTCACCCGTGTTCAAAGTCATCTCCCCAGTACATATGGTTTTCATCATGTGGTTGCTATCCTCATTTCTATCAAAAAAAAGATGACAAGTTAATACCCACAGGGTTTGAGAATGGAACAAATTAAAGAGTACATAAAATAGTGTGAGTGAATATACAATGAGTGTCCAAAAATTGTGTaagattttacaattttacctgAGTTCAAAAAATGCATTAAGATCTGTGATTTCGATCTTTTGATCTCCTACCATAGCTTGTGTCATCCCCGGGGGCAAGCAAATATGTCCAGAAGCAAAGGTTTTCATCTTTGGGCAATCCTTCACTTTAATTTTCCGCAATGATGAAAAGCTATATGAACATCTTTCATCATTACAAAAGTTTTTGAGATTTGGTAGGTCAAATAGAATCAACTCTCTTAATTTTGGAAATTCAATATGGCGAGTTGCCTTCTCTTCCCCtgtaaaattattcttttcaataataataatctctTCCATCATTTCACAAGATGTCACTGATAGAATTTTTAAGTGTTGAAGAGCCGCGGCCATGAAATGCGTAAAGAGATTTTTTAGTTGGGGACAATTTTTGATAGTTATGTACTCTAAGCTTCGAAGGCACCcaatttcatgaaaattctTACTCCATAGAAGCACCAACTCAGGTAAGTCATAGAGCTTTATGATTTTCACATCAACAAACTGCTCTTCACCAATGCTTATTGTGCCATTGACGTCAATAACATGTTTGAATCCCTGACAATTCTTTAAGTATAATTTGTCGATCGTTTTAAAGCTTCGCTTCTGATAATGAGACGAAACCTTGGTTGAGACTTGGCATCCAACTACTTTTACTATCTCTAGATGTTCTTGTGTGGTAGTTAGAAGATCCCAAAGTTGTATCTCTCTTGAGCTGTTGAGGTTTTCCAAAAAAAGATATTCGATCTTGGGAAAAATAACCTGTCAAAACTTATGCTTTTATGATATGTAAGAATTACCATTCTtgttcttaaaataaataaaattaacaataaatgataaaaaaattaagattgatACATATATAATCTTTACTTTCTTAAACCTATAGATtcgtatattttttataaatttcaaagtaatacttgtataaaataaagtaatgcCTACTTATATGAGTTGAAGTTTTTTGACataaattttgatgtaattGCTTTGATTTATGACCGCAATCATCaacaagaattaattaatattatatatatacaaagtaTCAACTAACatatactttatatttttcttctcaatatATGAAGCAAATTTTCTACCattaattttttgggctatagaGATATGAATTCATTATGTTCACTTTAAAGGCTTAATAGCAGCTATATATGCAAGAGAGACACTTTAATTGAAAGATTAATGAGTACAGTAGTGTCATTAATATGGAgagttctttttttattttttttcttgcaaagTACATTAGAGACGAAGCTCACAAAAGGAGGAAGAATCCAACAAAATAAGTTGGCTAAATAAGAAGAAGCCTAAAGCAACAACAACCAAGGCAAAACAAGACCtaacaacacaaaaacaaaaactagaGTGAAATGGATAGGCCTTGGGTTGGAGGATTCAACAAAGACTAGCAAGGCAACAAAATCATTGTTTGGCTTGAGAGTTAATTGAACTAATTGTTGCCTCTTTATGGAGGAAGGGAAGATGGCCTCGACAGGTCACTGCTTGCATGTAAGTCATTTCCAAGCTAGTTAAAGCCAAAATTCCTAACAAGACTACCACAATGAGCAACGAGGGgtacaaagaagaaacaagataGCTAGCATTGAGAGAAActgaaacaaacaaacaagttATAAATTAACAGCAAACTGAGCACGAGAACTCCATCTAGGTGTTATGGTGGTTGTGGGTGGTATTTGGTGGTTGATGTTGAGGTAAAATGAAAGCTGCTGATGAGAAAAGTATGGATAAAGCGGGTGATATTTGCGAGGGAAGGATTTTTGTAGGTTGAGTAAGGGGGTTATCATTGATTATGATTGACAAACAAGACTTGACCACCAACAATGAGAGGGTGGCCATGACAGAGGTAGAAAATCAAGAGAAGATTTAGTACTATGCTGATGAAGAATCCAACATTTGGAATTGCTAGAAAAGAACATGGGTCGCCCCACTGGTGGTGACAAGAAACCTTGATCGATGGCCAATGGCTAGAGCAAAAGTCTGACGTATTTCCTATTAAACCCCAGTTCAAAGATAAAGACACATAACCAAGGTAACTCTAGACTTAATATGTAGAGTTAACTTAAaactataattataaaatcGAAAGAatggataaaaaatataaaatgagcaTTTGACAATATCGAATTAATAATGGTAGAAGATTTAACTTCAAATGAGTGAAATTTACACTTAATTTTATTACCAGTACATTTGTAATCTAGACTAatagaaacaataaaaattaaaataaaatatttatagtaTGTTAGTATATTTAACTTCTTAAGAGCATTATTAGATGATGCATTATAATTGTATATTGACactttaaaactaaaattttattttttattttcatatataa encodes:
- the LOC127791719 gene encoding disease resistance protein RGA5-like codes for the protein LLSLRCILIWSGSNGFLLPIKQQKVVVRFCAKSSSKSRSKALTIAVGVQGVTSVTLKQDKDEMEVVGEGMDSVVLTTLLRKGVGFAELVSVASAEEKKKEETPVVVSSPCYYTYGPPYYCTNWVLP